A section of the Acropora muricata isolate sample 2 chromosome 4, ASM3666990v1, whole genome shotgun sequence genome encodes:
- the LOC136914320 gene encoding protein O-mannosyl-transferase TMTC2-like isoform X1, which produces MQSDKWKWWHTAAVSSLAGLLCYFNSLSADFVYDDSRAILKNSDLLPATPWSNILVNDFWGTPLTHSGSHKSYRPLCVATFRINYYLGGLNPFGYHLVNVLLHSVVCWFVVVLSYTLLHGHLPSLVAGLLFAVHAIHTEAVTGVVGRADVQACLFFILSLLAYIKSPVEVSSNISFVGWRNTRWRWMFLCLVLCIISMLSKEQGITVLGTCAVYEIMVIINSNRKQNPWEILTQTIQKGNALRLLTIIFTGLGLLSFRFSIMGKQAPNFSPSDNPSANSEKFLTRLLTFVYLPVFNFWLLICPRTLSFDWSMDSIPLVESLLDVRCAIILMFYGFFAILGICCLSGCIWSVENIVGQAKEEKIQKLPLSVMKVKKNLSKNGTRPATNCTNGANFPSSNGASLHKNNNLPLQGPFSVQSKKSFQAAIVALGILVLSFLPASNLFFYVGFVVAERILYIPSLGYCLLVAVGADVIWHTCNQQQKKLFCIILLSVLVLISSRTVIRNWDWQNEETLYRSGIPVNAAKALSNLGNVLSSQKRKREAEDAYRKALSYRSNMADTHYNLGILLAEEKRFSEAVQSYENAIHFRPRLAAAHLNLGIVLSDMGHFEKALKVLRTASTISGHGLKDPKHHAHSIISIKYNLGRILARLGKMEEAISVYLDAVETRPPHYEPHSLFNMLGEAYSAAGYQNEAERCYKESLKSKPDHLPVHLTYAKHLNKMGKIAEAEKLFKKAQRLDANDPAAWTHYGQFLFDRKRVTEAASMFAKAMVLAPEDFDIAFTAAGYLREIGKNQQAEDCYKKAAELQPQNPAAHMNLGAMFHMQGKLDEAEKSYVRALQLKPGDKLTEENLTKLRSLRRKKRNATTN; this is translated from the exons ATGCAGAGTGATAAATGGAAATGGTGGCATACGGCAGCAGTTTCTTCTCTGGCGGGACTCTTGTGCTATTTTAACTCGCTGTCTGCAGACTTTGTGTACGATGACAG CCGGGCTATCCTCAAAAATTCTGATCTACTGCCTGCGACTCCATGGAGCAACATTCTTGTCAACGATTTCTGGGGCACACCTTTGACACACAGTGGAAGCCACAAGTCCTATAGACCTCTGTGTGTGGCAACATTCAGAATAAATTACTACCTTGGTGGCTTAAACCCATTTGGATATCATCTGGTCAATGTTCTATTGCACAGTGTTGTGTGCTGGTTTGTTGTGGTTTTATCATACACACTTCTCCATGGTCATCTCCCAAGTTTAGTTGCTGGGCTTTTGTTTGCTGTACATGCAATTCATACAG AGGCTGTGACAGGTGTTGTAGGCAGAGCAGATGTACAAGCTTGtctctttttcattttatctttATTGGCCTACATAAAGTCTCCTGTGGAAGTATCTTCTAATATTTCATTTGTTGGCTGGAGGAACACCAGGTGGAGATGGATGTTTTTATGCCTTGTGCTTTGTATTATAAGCATGTTGAGCAAAGAACAAGGGATCACAGTCCTTGGAACATGTGCTGTATATGAAATTATGGTCATCATAAACAGCAACAGGAAACAAAATCCCTGGGAAATATTAACACAG ACAATTCAGAAAGGCAATGCCTTGCGACTCCTCACCATAATCTTCACTGGTCTTGGACTTTTGTCTTTTCGATTCTCCATCATGGGAAAGCAAGCGCCAAATTTTTCTCCATCAGACAATCCTTCTGCAAATTCTGAGAAGTTCCTGACGCGACTCTTAACTTTTGTGTACTTACCAGTATTTAATTTCTGGCTTCTTATATGTCCAAGAACATTAAGCTTTGATTGGTCCATGGATTCTATACCCCTTGTGGAATCCTTGCTAGATGTACGTTGTGCAATAATTCTCATGTTTTATGGATTTTTTGCCATTCTGGGAATTTGCTGTTTGTCTGGATGTATTTGGTCTGTGGAGAACATAGTAGGTCAGgctaaggaagaaaaaattcaaaagttgCCCCTTTCTGTCATGAAGGTAAAGAAGAATTTGTCAAAGAATGGAACAAGGCCAGCCACAAATTGCACAAATGGTGCAAATTTTCCTTCTTCTAATGGTGCCAGTcttcacaaaaacaacaacttgccATTGCAGGGACCATTCAGTGTCCAAAGTAAAAAATCATTTCAAGCTGCAATTGTGGCTCTTGGAATCTTGGTGCTTTCTTTTCTACCAGCCAGCAACTTATTTTTCTATGTTGGATTTGTGGTGGCAGAAAGAATTTTGTATATTCCCAGTCTAGGATATTGTTTGTTGGTTGCAGTTGGTGCGGATGTCATCTGGCACACATGTAATCAACAACAAAAGAAGTTGTTTTGTATTATTTTACTGAGTGTTTTAGTGTTAATTTCTTCACGAACAGTGATAAGGAATTGGGACTGGCAGAATGAGGAAACTCTGTACAG GTCTGGAATCCCTGTTAATGCCGCTAAAG CGTTGTCAAACTTAGGAAACGTACTGAGctcacaaaagagaaaaagagaagCAGAAGATGCCTACAGGAAAGCTCTCTCATACCGCTCCAATATGGCTGACACTCACTATAATCT AGGAATCCTTTTAGCAGAGGAAAAACGCTTCAGTGAAGCAGTCCAGAGTTATGAAAATGCTATTCACTTCAGACCAAGATTGGCTG CAGCGCATCTTAATTTGGGTATTGTTTTGTCTGACATGggacattttgaaaaagctttGAAG GTTTTAAGAACTGCTTCAACTATAAGTGGACATGGTTTGAAAGACCCAAAGCACCATGCTCATTCAA TTATATCTATCAAGTACAACCTTGGCCGCATATTAGCTCGGCTTGGAAAAATGGAG GAAGCTATCAGTGTTTACCTGGATGCTGTGGAAACCAGACCTCCTCACTATGAACCCCATAGTTTGTTCAATATGCTGG GTGAGGCATACTCGGCAGCTGGTTATCAAAATGAAGCAGAGCGATGCTACAAAGAATCACTAAAGAGCAAACCTGATCACTTGCCTGTTCATCTCACATATGCCAAACATCTCAATAAAATG GGAAAAATTGCTGAGGCAGAAAAATTGTTCAAGAAAGCGCAAAGGTTAGATGCAAATGACCCAGCTGCTTGGACTCATTATG GTCAGTTTTTGTTTGACCGGAAAAGAGTTACAGAAGCAGCTTCCATGTTTGCAAAAGCTATGGTGTTAGCTCCAGAAGATTTTGACATTGCTTTTACTGCTGCAGGTTACCTTAG GGAAATTGGCAAGAACCAGCAAGCTGAGGATTGCTACAAGAAAGCAGCTGAATTGCAACCACAG AATCCAGCTGCACACATGAATCTTGGTGCCATGTTTCATATGCAAGGAAAACTGGATGAAGCAGAGAAAAGCTACGTAAGGGCATTACAACTTAAACCAGGAGATAAGCTGACGGAGGAAAATCTTACCAAACTCAGGTCTTTACGTCGAAAAAAGAGAAACGCGACTACCAACTAG
- the LOC136914320 gene encoding protein O-mannosyl-transferase TMTC2-like isoform X2, with product MKAEPQGIRAILKNSDLLPATPWSNILVNDFWGTPLTHSGSHKSYRPLCVATFRINYYLGGLNPFGYHLVNVLLHSVVCWFVVVLSYTLLHGHLPSLVAGLLFAVHAIHTEAVTGVVGRADVQACLFFILSLLAYIKSPVEVSSNISFVGWRNTRWRWMFLCLVLCIISMLSKEQGITVLGTCAVYEIMVIINSNRKQNPWEILTQTIQKGNALRLLTIIFTGLGLLSFRFSIMGKQAPNFSPSDNPSANSEKFLTRLLTFVYLPVFNFWLLICPRTLSFDWSMDSIPLVESLLDVRCAIILMFYGFFAILGICCLSGCIWSVENIVGQAKEEKIQKLPLSVMKVKKNLSKNGTRPATNCTNGANFPSSNGASLHKNNNLPLQGPFSVQSKKSFQAAIVALGILVLSFLPASNLFFYVGFVVAERILYIPSLGYCLLVAVGADVIWHTCNQQQKKLFCIILLSVLVLISSRTVIRNWDWQNEETLYRSGIPVNAAKALSNLGNVLSSQKRKREAEDAYRKALSYRSNMADTHYNLGILLAEEKRFSEAVQSYENAIHFRPRLAAAHLNLGIVLSDMGHFEKALKVLRTASTISGHGLKDPKHHAHSIISIKYNLGRILARLGKMEEAISVYLDAVETRPPHYEPHSLFNMLGEAYSAAGYQNEAERCYKESLKSKPDHLPVHLTYAKHLNKMGKIAEAEKLFKKAQRLDANDPAAWTHYGQFLFDRKRVTEAASMFAKAMVLAPEDFDIAFTAAGYLREIGKNQQAEDCYKKAAELQPQNPAAHMNLGAMFHMQGKLDEAEKSYVRALQLKPGDKLTEENLTKLRSLRRKKRNATTN from the exons ATGAAAGCAGAGCCTCAGGGAAT CCGGGCTATCCTCAAAAATTCTGATCTACTGCCTGCGACTCCATGGAGCAACATTCTTGTCAACGATTTCTGGGGCACACCTTTGACACACAGTGGAAGCCACAAGTCCTATAGACCTCTGTGTGTGGCAACATTCAGAATAAATTACTACCTTGGTGGCTTAAACCCATTTGGATATCATCTGGTCAATGTTCTATTGCACAGTGTTGTGTGCTGGTTTGTTGTGGTTTTATCATACACACTTCTCCATGGTCATCTCCCAAGTTTAGTTGCTGGGCTTTTGTTTGCTGTACATGCAATTCATACAG AGGCTGTGACAGGTGTTGTAGGCAGAGCAGATGTACAAGCTTGtctctttttcattttatctttATTGGCCTACATAAAGTCTCCTGTGGAAGTATCTTCTAATATTTCATTTGTTGGCTGGAGGAACACCAGGTGGAGATGGATGTTTTTATGCCTTGTGCTTTGTATTATAAGCATGTTGAGCAAAGAACAAGGGATCACAGTCCTTGGAACATGTGCTGTATATGAAATTATGGTCATCATAAACAGCAACAGGAAACAAAATCCCTGGGAAATATTAACACAG ACAATTCAGAAAGGCAATGCCTTGCGACTCCTCACCATAATCTTCACTGGTCTTGGACTTTTGTCTTTTCGATTCTCCATCATGGGAAAGCAAGCGCCAAATTTTTCTCCATCAGACAATCCTTCTGCAAATTCTGAGAAGTTCCTGACGCGACTCTTAACTTTTGTGTACTTACCAGTATTTAATTTCTGGCTTCTTATATGTCCAAGAACATTAAGCTTTGATTGGTCCATGGATTCTATACCCCTTGTGGAATCCTTGCTAGATGTACGTTGTGCAATAATTCTCATGTTTTATGGATTTTTTGCCATTCTGGGAATTTGCTGTTTGTCTGGATGTATTTGGTCTGTGGAGAACATAGTAGGTCAGgctaaggaagaaaaaattcaaaagttgCCCCTTTCTGTCATGAAGGTAAAGAAGAATTTGTCAAAGAATGGAACAAGGCCAGCCACAAATTGCACAAATGGTGCAAATTTTCCTTCTTCTAATGGTGCCAGTcttcacaaaaacaacaacttgccATTGCAGGGACCATTCAGTGTCCAAAGTAAAAAATCATTTCAAGCTGCAATTGTGGCTCTTGGAATCTTGGTGCTTTCTTTTCTACCAGCCAGCAACTTATTTTTCTATGTTGGATTTGTGGTGGCAGAAAGAATTTTGTATATTCCCAGTCTAGGATATTGTTTGTTGGTTGCAGTTGGTGCGGATGTCATCTGGCACACATGTAATCAACAACAAAAGAAGTTGTTTTGTATTATTTTACTGAGTGTTTTAGTGTTAATTTCTTCACGAACAGTGATAAGGAATTGGGACTGGCAGAATGAGGAAACTCTGTACAG GTCTGGAATCCCTGTTAATGCCGCTAAAG CGTTGTCAAACTTAGGAAACGTACTGAGctcacaaaagagaaaaagagaagCAGAAGATGCCTACAGGAAAGCTCTCTCATACCGCTCCAATATGGCTGACACTCACTATAATCT AGGAATCCTTTTAGCAGAGGAAAAACGCTTCAGTGAAGCAGTCCAGAGTTATGAAAATGCTATTCACTTCAGACCAAGATTGGCTG CAGCGCATCTTAATTTGGGTATTGTTTTGTCTGACATGggacattttgaaaaagctttGAAG GTTTTAAGAACTGCTTCAACTATAAGTGGACATGGTTTGAAAGACCCAAAGCACCATGCTCATTCAA TTATATCTATCAAGTACAACCTTGGCCGCATATTAGCTCGGCTTGGAAAAATGGAG GAAGCTATCAGTGTTTACCTGGATGCTGTGGAAACCAGACCTCCTCACTATGAACCCCATAGTTTGTTCAATATGCTGG GTGAGGCATACTCGGCAGCTGGTTATCAAAATGAAGCAGAGCGATGCTACAAAGAATCACTAAAGAGCAAACCTGATCACTTGCCTGTTCATCTCACATATGCCAAACATCTCAATAAAATG GGAAAAATTGCTGAGGCAGAAAAATTGTTCAAGAAAGCGCAAAGGTTAGATGCAAATGACCCAGCTGCTTGGACTCATTATG GTCAGTTTTTGTTTGACCGGAAAAGAGTTACAGAAGCAGCTTCCATGTTTGCAAAAGCTATGGTGTTAGCTCCAGAAGATTTTGACATTGCTTTTACTGCTGCAGGTTACCTTAG GGAAATTGGCAAGAACCAGCAAGCTGAGGATTGCTACAAGAAAGCAGCTGAATTGCAACCACAG AATCCAGCTGCACACATGAATCTTGGTGCCATGTTTCATATGCAAGGAAAACTGGATGAAGCAGAGAAAAGCTACGTAAGGGCATTACAACTTAAACCAGGAGATAAGCTGACGGAGGAAAATCTTACCAAACTCAGGTCTTTACGTCGAAAAAAGAGAAACGCGACTACCAACTAG
- the LOC136913960 gene encoding histamine H2 receptor-like, with amino-acid sequence MIFGSNFCEGQRAPFGVSLTTTIVTAILCLITVPGNMLICWVIVKDPNKELRSLEFNRLVLNLAIADLITGLITEPSFVAFHLREIQGKQVMRYIAIVHMAYFISCTASLLSISSLATERYLSITSKYRRIFSRSRTIIWSISIWVFAIASSFAYFAIGFYTFVFVFVNLIVIASFGVMTYSYIRIYQSLHVEGSVAAHTGNRLMERRLTYEKKATKSFFLVLFVFICCNLSSCAMVYVILLCDVCNCDVIHWLRDFQFLTALVNCAANQFLYAWRMPSFVRAFKRVLLCRAVYSRRGEVENLNDLQMHSTNTQLSA; translated from the coding sequence atgatattcGGAAGTAATTTTTGCGAGGGTCAAAGAGCGCCTTTTGGGGTCTCCTTGACAACCACAATCGTCACAGCCATTCTGTGTCTAATAACGGTACCGGGAAATATGTTGATCTGCTGGGTGATTGTAAAAGACCCCAACAAAGAACTCAGATCTTTAGAGTTCAATCGCTTAGTATTGAATCTAGCGATTGCTGATCTTATCACAGGGCTGATAACAGAACCATCATTTGTGGCATTTCACTTGAGAGAGATTCAAGGAAAGCAAGTTATGCGTTACATTGCTATAGTCCATATGGCTTACTTCATCTCCTGTACGGCTTCATTACTAAGCATTTCATCTCTGGCGACGGAAAGATACCTTAGCATTACTTCAAAATACAGGAGAATTTTTTCGCGATCTAGAACAATCATCTGGTCGATTTCCATATGGGTCTTCGCCATAGCTTCGTCATTTGCCTACTTTGCTATTGGTTTTTACACATTCGTTTTTGTGTTTGTCAATTTGATAGTAATAGCATCTTTTGGTGTTATGACTTACTCTTATATTCGCATCTATCAAAGCCTTCATGTCGAAGGCAGTGTCGCAGCGCACACCGGAAATCGACTTATGGAACGGCGATTAACATATGAAAAGAAAGCAACCAAGTCATTCTTTCTGGTGCTTTTCGTATTTATTTGCTGCAATCTATCTTCTTGTGCGATGGTTTACGTCATTTTGCTATGTGACGTATGCAATTGTGATGTTATTCATTGGTTGCGGGATTTTCAGTTCCTGACGGCATTGGTCAACTGCGCAGCCAATCAATTTCTTTACGCGTGGCGCATGCCTTCGTTCGTAAGAGCCTTCAAGCGAGTCCTTTTATGCAGAGCGGTTTATTCGAGAAGGGGCGAAGTGGAAAATTTGAATGATTTGCAAATGCATTCAACAAACACACAACTCAGTGCATGA
- the LOC136913959 gene encoding adenosine receptor A2b-like gives MTFGVNLCDDVWAPFATSVTTACVSAILCVVTAPGNLLICWAIIKDPNGDLKSSFNYLILNLAIADCFIGVVTEPVFVWYHSSEAIKYEVLELRWLVYMSYFVTSTASILSIVALSTDRYLALTSTTIRRVSSKKAAIVSMAIWFFSGGLPFLYFVVGFYTLAFIYANIAIIMTMCLLAFYFIRIVQRLTAHEKLMRAVLRRGDQRKGLRMEKKATKSFFRILFFFFICSFPSCVMIYVINLCETCSCDIIHWFRDLQYLSILVNSACNQFLYAWRMRSFRRAFSRIHPILGLRKRSAVANSSSGTDSKDCLQDGFEMK, from the coding sequence ATGACCTTTGGTGTTAATCTCTGCGACGACGTGTGGGCCCCATTTGCTACGTCTGTGACGACAGCTTGTGTTTCGGCCATTTTGTGTGTGGTCACTGCACCGGGCAACTTGCTCATCTGTTGGGCGATTATAAAAGACCCAAATGGGGACCTTAAATCGTCATTTAATTATCTGATTCTGAATCTAGCAATAGCTGACTGTTTTATTGGTGTTGTCACCGAACCCGTATTCGTGTGGTACCACAGCTCAGAAGCGATAAAATACGAGGTCTTGGAACTTCGCTGGTTGGTTTACATGTCTTATTTTGTGACTTCCACGGCTTCGATTTTAAGCATAGTTGCCTTATCAACCGATCGATATCTTGCTTTGACTTCCACCACCATAAGGAGAGTATCTTCCAAGAAAGCTGCCATTGTTTCGATGGCAATTTGGTTCTTTTCAGGGGGCCTGCCCTTCTTATATTTCGTTGTTGGATTTTATACTTTAGCCTTCATTTACGCCAACATTGCTATTATTATGACAATGTGTTTATTGGCTTTTTATTTCATTCGAATTGTTCAGAGGCTAACTGCTCATGAAAAACTCATGAGAGCTGTCCTAAGACGAGGCGATCAGCGAAAGGGTCTCAGGATGGAAAAAAAGGCTACAAAGAGCTTCTTtcgaattttgtttttcttttttatctgcAGCTTCCCATCTTGCGTCATGATATACGTCATCAATTTATGCGAGACCTGTAGTTGTGACATCATACATTGGTTCAGAGACCTTCAGTATCTTTCAATCCTTGTCAATTCTGCGTGTAACCAGTTTTTATACGCATGGCGTATGAGAAGTTTTCGACGGGCATTTAGTAGGATTCATCCGATTTTGGGACTGCGAAAAAGATCAGCCGTCGCAAATTCTTCTTCTGGAACTGATTCAAAGGATTGTTTACAAGATGGCTTTGAAATGAAGTGA
- the LOC136913958 gene encoding D(1)-like dopamine receptor, with product MPFIKHLCEETWPPLSLSVLTAAIALVLCLVTLPGNLLLCIAMLKDPYKKLKNSFNCFVLQLALSDLVVGTITEPLFVIFHSREALGYPVMQNVWLIHLSFFISYTASLLSLAALTLDRYLTVMSYHKRVLSTSGVTLISILIWVISILFSCFYFVTGFYMFAFLFNNAALIIIITILTFTYVRIHQRLKRQITRWDWHCQTQVKLQAMSMERSLNRGFYIILGIFLVCLFPSVVMMYIVNFCDTCGCTSVHWFRDLVCLFPLVNCSLNQFLYAWKNRNFRRAIATVLCKRASYDVTSPPLTPNGIMATINSRPTEILDPITLDPVNLLTTVSRTNADALREVHDNVASFLEVEE from the coding sequence ATGCCATTCATCAAGCATTTATGCGAGGAGACCTGGCCACCACTTTCTCTCTCCGTGCTAACAGCGGCCATAGCCTTGGTACTGTGTCTCGTGACTTTGCCTGGAAACTTATTACTTTGCATTGCGATGCTAAAGGATCCCtacaaaaagttgaaaaattctttcaactgtTTTGTTCTGCAGCTGGCTCTAAGCGATCTTGTGGTTGGCACGATAACAGAGCCCCTATTTGTCATATTTCACTCCAGAGAGGCCCTTGGTTATCCAGTCATGCAAAATGTTTGGCTCATACACTTGTCCTTTTTCATCTCCTACACCGCATCGTTGTTGAGTTTAGCGGCGCTAACGTTGGATCGATACCTCACAGTGATGTCTTACCACAAGAGAGTCTTATCCACCTCTGGCGTAACCCTGATATCGATACTTATATGGGTAATATCGATATTGTTTTCGTGCTTCTATTTTGTCACCGGTTTTTACATGTTTGCATTCTTGTTCAACAATGCCGCgctcataataattatcaccATATTGACTTTTACTTATGTGCGTATTCATCAAAGGCTCAAACGCCAAATAACCCGGTGGGACTGGCATTGTCAGACACAAGTCAAGCTACAGGCGATGTCCATGGAGCGAAGTCTAAACCGGGGCTTTTACATAATTTTAGGCATTTTTCTGGTGTGCCTGTTTCCGTCTGTTGTCATGATGTACATTGTTAATTTTTGTGACACTTGTGGCTGCACGTCAGTTCACTGGTTTAGGGACTTGGTTTGTTTATTTCCATTAGTTAACTGTTCATTGAACCAATTTCTATACGCCTGGAAAAATCGGAATTTCCGTAGAGCCATTGCAACAGTGTTATGCAAGAGGGCTTCGTATGATGTAACCTCGCCTCCACTAACTCCAAATGGAATTATGGCGACCATCAACTCTAGACCTACTGAAATACTGGATCCGATCACTTTGGATCCTGTAAATCTTCTCACAACAGTCTCAAGGACAAATGCGGATGCGTTGCGTGAAGTACACGACAACGTTGCAAGCTTTCTGGAGGTCGAAGAATGA